A genomic stretch from Kribbella amoyensis includes:
- a CDS encoding endo alpha-1,4 polygalactosaminidase gives MPAPTSSSKVKPPGANPPAVTPTPALPKTGDRWIPRRSTAWQWQLSGPLDLSVDVPIYNVDGATTTAAQVAELHKQGRRVICYVNAGAARQGDGYQESLMGKALKDWPDERWLDIRRLDAIKPVLTRQIAVCRRKGFDAVEPDNVDGYANESGFALTAADQLRFNRWIADVVHQHGMSVGLKNDLAQVAELEPSFDFAVNEQCAQYGECAKLVPFVQAGKAVLHVEYELAPGKFCAQTRVFGFSSMRKPHDLGPARQPC, from the coding sequence GTGCCGGCGCCGACGTCCTCGTCGAAGGTGAAACCGCCGGGGGCGAATCCGCCCGCCGTCACGCCGACGCCTGCGCTGCCGAAGACAGGGGACCGGTGGATCCCCAGACGTTCGACGGCGTGGCAGTGGCAGCTCAGCGGGCCGCTGGACCTGTCGGTGGACGTGCCGATCTACAACGTCGACGGCGCGACCACCACAGCCGCGCAGGTCGCGGAGCTCCACAAGCAAGGACGCCGGGTCATCTGCTACGTCAACGCGGGCGCCGCGCGGCAGGGCGACGGGTACCAGGAATCCCTTATGGGCAAGGCATTGAAGGACTGGCCGGACGAACGCTGGCTCGACATCCGCCGCCTCGACGCGATCAAGCCGGTGCTCACCCGGCAGATCGCGGTCTGCCGGCGCAAGGGATTCGACGCGGTGGAGCCGGACAACGTGGACGGGTACGCCAACGAGAGCGGGTTCGCCCTGACCGCCGCGGACCAGCTGAGGTTCAACCGGTGGATCGCGGACGTGGTCCACCAGCACGGGATGTCGGTCGGGCTGAAGAACGACCTCGCCCAGGTCGCGGAGCTCGAGCCGTCCTTCGACTTCGCGGTGAACGAGCAGTGCGCGCAGTACGGCGAATGCGCGAAGCTCGTCCCGTTCGTCCAAGCAGGCAAGGCGGTACTGCACGTCGAGTACGAGCTGGCGCCGGGCAAGTTCTGCGCGCAGACCAGGGTGTTCGGGTTCAGCTCGATGCGCAAACCACACGATCTCGGACCGGCCCGTCAGCCGTGTTGA